One stretch of Microbacterium terrae DNA includes these proteins:
- a CDS encoding ArsR/SmtB family transcription factor: MVTMLEVTDITASVGEVCCAPLMKEPIGQQEAEHLAITLKALADPARLRLLSIVASSEGQEACVCDLIEPVGLSQPTVSHHLKVLTEAGFLSRSKRGTWAYYKLKPEALTGVAGFLTI; this comes from the coding sequence ATGGTCACGATGCTCGAGGTCACCGACATCACCGCTTCCGTCGGCGAAGTGTGCTGCGCTCCGCTGATGAAAGAGCCCATCGGGCAGCAGGAAGCCGAGCATCTCGCCATCACGCTGAAGGCGCTCGCCGACCCGGCGCGGCTGCGGCTGCTGTCGATCGTCGCGTCCTCCGAGGGTCAGGAAGCATGCGTCTGCGACCTCATCGAACCCGTCGGCCTGTCCCAGCCGACCGTGTCCCACCATCTCAAGGTGCTCACCGAAGCAGGGTTCCTCTCCCGCTCCAAGCGCGGCACCTGGGCCTACTACAAGCTCAAGCCCGAAGCGCTCACCGGGGTCGCGGGCTTCCTCACGATCTGA